In Leopardus geoffroyi isolate Oge1 chromosome D1, O.geoffroyi_Oge1_pat1.0, whole genome shotgun sequence, a single window of DNA contains:
- the CD5 gene encoding T-cell surface glycoprotein CD5: MGSQQPPLAALYLLGVLVTSCLGGPNLENSGLRVRLTSSNSHCQGQLEVSFKNNKPWHTVSSRSWGKNPNHWEDPKQASNLCRLLSCGEAVAFAHFPDFNSPKNQIICHGLVGSFSNCSFSIANQRDPLGLICLEPPRTAPPPTTPPPTTTPQPTAPPRLQLVAGPRGLRCAGVVEFYWGSRGGAISYEAQDKTQDLENRICEALQCGSFLKHLPEEDTARAQDPEESRPLPIRWKIQNTSCASLEQCFSKVQPREGGQALAIVCSDFQPKVQSRLVGRRSLCEGSVEVRQGKQWEVLCDSPRPKGTARWEEVCQELQCGSVDSYRVLDAIETSHGLFCPQEKLSQCYQLQEKKAYCRRVFVTCHDPNPAGPGAGTVMSIILGLVLLAVVLVVCGPHAYRKLVKKFRQKKQRQWIGPTGMNQNMSFHRNHTATVRSQVENPAVSHVENEYSHPPRNSHISACPALEGALHRVSTQPDNSSDSDYDLHGAQRL, from the exons ATGGGGTCTCAGCAACCACCACTGGCCGCCCTGTACCTGCTGGGGGTGCTGG TCACTTCCTGCCTGGGAGGGCCCAACTTGGAGAACTCAG GGCTCCGGGTGAGACTGACAAGCTCCAACTCCCACTGCCAGGGCCAGCTGGAGGTCTCCTTCAAGAACAACAAACCGTGGCACACGGTGTCTAGCCGGAGCTGGGGGAAGAACCCGAACCACTgggaggaccccaagcaggcctCGAATCTCTGCCGCCTGCTGTCCTGCGGAGAGGCCGTGGCCTTTGCCCACTTCCCTGACTTCAACAGTCCCAAGAACCAGATCATCTGCCACGGACTCGTGGGGTCCTTCTCCAACTGCAGCTTCAGCATCGCAAACCAGAGGGACCCTCTGGGCCTGATCTGCCTGG AGCCGCCCAGGACAGCACCTCCTCCCACgacccccccacccacaaccacTCCGCAGCCCACAG CCCCTCCCAGGCTGCAGCTGGTGGCAGGGCCCAGGGGCCTGCGGTGTGCCGGCGTCGTGGAGTTCTACTGGGGCAGCCGGGGTGGTGCCATCAGCTACGAGGCGCAGGACAAGACCCAGGACCTGGAGAACCGTATCTGTGAGGCCCTCCAGTGTGGCTCCTTCCTGAAGCATCTGCCAGAGGAGGACACCGCCAGGGCCCAAGACCCAGAGGAGAGCAGGCCCTTGCCAATTCGATGGAAGATCCAGAACACGAGCTGTGCCTCCCTGGAGCAGTGCTTCAGTAAAGTCCAGCCCCGTGAGGGCGGCCAAGCTCTGGCCATCGTCTGTTCTG ATTTCCAGCCCAAGGTGCAGAGCCGCCTGGTGGGACGCCGCAGCCTGTGTGAGGGGTCCGTGGAGGTGCGCCAGGGCAAGCAGTGGGAAGTCCTGTGCGACAGCCCCCGGCCCAAGGGCACGGCGCGGTGGGAGGAGGTGTGCCAGGAGCTGCAGTGCGGCAGCGTCGACTCCTACCGGGTGCTGGATGCCATCGAGACCTCCCATGGGCTCTTCTGTCCCCAGGAGAAGCTGTCCCAGTGCTATCAGCTTCAAGAGAAAAAAGCCTACTGTAGGAGGGTGTTTGTCACAT gcCATGACCCAAACCCAGCAGGCCCGGGCGCAGGCACCGTGATGAGCATCATCCTGGGCCTTGTGCTCCTGGCCGTGGTGCTGGTCGTGTGCGGCCCTCATGCCTACCGAAAACTGGTGAAGAAAT TCCGCCAGAAGAAGCAGCGCCAGTGGATTGGCCCGACAGGAATGAACCAGAACA TGTCTTTCCATCGCAACCACACGGCCACCGTCCGGTCCCAGGTTGAGAACCCCGCAGTGTCACACGTGGAGAATGAATACAGTCACCCTCCTAGGAACTCCCACATCTCTGCTTGCCCAG CTCTGGAAGGGGCCTTGCATCGTGTTTCCACCCAGCCCGATAACTCCTCCGACAGTGACTACGATTTGCACGGGGCTCAGAGGCTGTGA
- the VPS37C gene encoding vacuolar protein sorting-associated protein 37C isoform X3, whose translation MALATNRSLAERNLEFQGPLEISRSNLSDKYQELRKLVERCQEQKAKLEKFASALKPETLLDLLQIEGMKIEEESEAMAEKFLEGEVPLETFLENFSSMRMLSHLRRVRVEKLQDVMRKPRVSQEPAGDAPPPRPPPPPRPAPPATPPVAEEPPPPPAAMPPYPLPYSPSPGMPVGPTAQGALQPAPFPVVSQPSFSYSGPLGPPYPSAQPGPRAAAGYPWSPQRSTPPRPGYPAAPTGASGPGYPLAGSRAPSPGYPQQAPYLSTGGKPPYPTQPQLPIFPGQPQPSGVPQPPYPPGPAPPYGFPAPQGPSWPGY comes from the exons ATGGCTCTGGCCACCAACCGCAGCCTGGCCGAGCGGAACCTGGAGTTTCAAGGTCCCCTGGAGATCAGCCGCTCAAACCTCTCGGACAAGTACCAGGAGCTGCGGAAGCTCGTGGAGCGGTGCCAGGAGCAGAAGGCGAAGCTGG AGAAGTTTGCTTCAGCACTGAAGCCAGAGACCTTGTTAGACCTTCTGCAGATCGAAGGCATGAAGATTGAAGAAGAGTCTGAG GCCATGGCCGAGAAGTTCCTGGAGGGCGAGGTGCCCTTGGAAACGTTTCTGGAGAACTTCTCCTCCATGAGGATGCTGTCTCACCTGCGCAGGGTGCGCGTGGAGAAGCTTCAGGATGTGATGAGGAAGCCCAGAGTTTCCCAGGAGCCGGCTGGTGACGCCCCTCctccgcgccccccgcccccgcctcgccCGGCCCCCCCGGCGACACCCCCTGTGGCCGAAGAGCCGCCCCCGCCACCGGCGGCAATGCCTCCCTACCCTTTGCCCTACAGCCCGTCTCCTGGCATGCCCGTGGGCCCCACCGCCCAAGGCGCGCTCCAGCCGGCCCCCTTCCCCGTGGTGTCCCAGCCCTCCTTTTCCTACAGTGGGCCTCTGGGCCCCCCTTACCCGTCAGCCCAGCCGGGACCCCGGGCTGCCGCGGGCTACCCCTGGTCCCCACAAAGGAGCACGCCCCCCCGGCCAGGCTATCCCGCGGCCCCCACTGGTGCCTCTGGCCCCGGATACCCCTTGGCGGGGAGCCGGGCCCCCAGTCCTGGCTATCCTCAACAGGCCCCTTACCTCTCGACTGGAGGAAAACCTCCTTACCCAACACAGCCCCAGCTCCCCATCTTCCCaggccagccccagccctcagGCGTCCCCCAGCCGCCCTACCCTCCCGGGCCTGCCCCTCCCTATGGGTTTCCAGCACCTCAGGGGCCCTCCTGGCCCGGGTATTAG
- the VPS37C gene encoding vacuolar protein sorting-associated protein 37C isoform X2 has protein sequence METLKDKTLEELEEMQNDPEAIDRLALESPEVQDLQLEREMALATNRSLAERNLEFQGPLEISRSNLSDKYQELRKLVERCQEQKAKLEKFASALKPETLLDLLQIEGMKIEEESEAMAEKFLEGEVPLETFLENFSSMRMLSHLRRVRVEKLQDVMRKPRVSQEPAGDAPPPRPPPPPRPAPPATPPVAEEPPPPPAAMPPYPLPYSPSPGMPVGPTAQGALQPAPFPVVSQPSFSYSGPLGPPYPSAQPGPRAAAGYPWSPQRSTPPRPGYPAAPTGASGPGYPLAGSRAPSPGYPQQAPYLSTGGKPPYPTQPQLPIFPGQPQPSGVPQPPYPPGPAPPYGFPAPQGPSWPGY, from the exons ATGGAGACACTAAAAGACAAGACCTTGGAGGAGCTGGAGGAAATGCAGAACGACCCGGAGGCCATTGACCGGCTGGCCCTGGAGTCCCCTGAG GTCCAGGACCTGCAGCTGGAACGAGAGATGGCTCTGGCCACCAACCGCAGCCTGGCCGAGCGGAACCTGGAGTTTCAAGGTCCCCTGGAGATCAGCCGCTCAAACCTCTCGGACAAGTACCAGGAGCTGCGGAAGCTCGTGGAGCGGTGCCAGGAGCAGAAGGCGAAGCTGG AGAAGTTTGCTTCAGCACTGAAGCCAGAGACCTTGTTAGACCTTCTGCAGATCGAAGGCATGAAGATTGAAGAAGAGTCTGAG GCCATGGCCGAGAAGTTCCTGGAGGGCGAGGTGCCCTTGGAAACGTTTCTGGAGAACTTCTCCTCCATGAGGATGCTGTCTCACCTGCGCAGGGTGCGCGTGGAGAAGCTTCAGGATGTGATGAGGAAGCCCAGAGTTTCCCAGGAGCCGGCTGGTGACGCCCCTCctccgcgccccccgcccccgcctcgccCGGCCCCCCCGGCGACACCCCCTGTGGCCGAAGAGCCGCCCCCGCCACCGGCGGCAATGCCTCCCTACCCTTTGCCCTACAGCCCGTCTCCTGGCATGCCCGTGGGCCCCACCGCCCAAGGCGCGCTCCAGCCGGCCCCCTTCCCCGTGGTGTCCCAGCCCTCCTTTTCCTACAGTGGGCCTCTGGGCCCCCCTTACCCGTCAGCCCAGCCGGGACCCCGGGCTGCCGCGGGCTACCCCTGGTCCCCACAAAGGAGCACGCCCCCCCGGCCAGGCTATCCCGCGGCCCCCACTGGTGCCTCTGGCCCCGGATACCCCTTGGCGGGGAGCCGGGCCCCCAGTCCTGGCTATCCTCAACAGGCCCCTTACCTCTCGACTGGAGGAAAACCTCCTTACCCAACACAGCCCCAGCTCCCCATCTTCCCaggccagccccagccctcagGCGTCCCCCAGCCGCCCTACCCTCCCGGGCCTGCCCCTCCCTATGGGTTTCCAGCACCTCAGGGGCCCTCCTGGCCCGGGTATTAG
- the VPS37C gene encoding vacuolar protein sorting-associated protein 37C isoform X1 yields the protein MAGRMETLKDKTLEELEEMQNDPEAIDRLALESPEVQDLQLEREMALATNRSLAERNLEFQGPLEISRSNLSDKYQELRKLVERCQEQKAKLEKFASALKPETLLDLLQIEGMKIEEESEAMAEKFLEGEVPLETFLENFSSMRMLSHLRRVRVEKLQDVMRKPRVSQEPAGDAPPPRPPPPPRPAPPATPPVAEEPPPPPAAMPPYPLPYSPSPGMPVGPTAQGALQPAPFPVVSQPSFSYSGPLGPPYPSAQPGPRAAAGYPWSPQRSTPPRPGYPAAPTGASGPGYPLAGSRAPSPGYPQQAPYLSTGGKPPYPTQPQLPIFPGQPQPSGVPQPPYPPGPAPPYGFPAPQGPSWPGY from the exons GGAGGATGGAGACACTAAAAGACAAGACCTTGGAGGAGCTGGAGGAAATGCAGAACGACCCGGAGGCCATTGACCGGCTGGCCCTGGAGTCCCCTGAG GTCCAGGACCTGCAGCTGGAACGAGAGATGGCTCTGGCCACCAACCGCAGCCTGGCCGAGCGGAACCTGGAGTTTCAAGGTCCCCTGGAGATCAGCCGCTCAAACCTCTCGGACAAGTACCAGGAGCTGCGGAAGCTCGTGGAGCGGTGCCAGGAGCAGAAGGCGAAGCTGG AGAAGTTTGCTTCAGCACTGAAGCCAGAGACCTTGTTAGACCTTCTGCAGATCGAAGGCATGAAGATTGAAGAAGAGTCTGAG GCCATGGCCGAGAAGTTCCTGGAGGGCGAGGTGCCCTTGGAAACGTTTCTGGAGAACTTCTCCTCCATGAGGATGCTGTCTCACCTGCGCAGGGTGCGCGTGGAGAAGCTTCAGGATGTGATGAGGAAGCCCAGAGTTTCCCAGGAGCCGGCTGGTGACGCCCCTCctccgcgccccccgcccccgcctcgccCGGCCCCCCCGGCGACACCCCCTGTGGCCGAAGAGCCGCCCCCGCCACCGGCGGCAATGCCTCCCTACCCTTTGCCCTACAGCCCGTCTCCTGGCATGCCCGTGGGCCCCACCGCCCAAGGCGCGCTCCAGCCGGCCCCCTTCCCCGTGGTGTCCCAGCCCTCCTTTTCCTACAGTGGGCCTCTGGGCCCCCCTTACCCGTCAGCCCAGCCGGGACCCCGGGCTGCCGCGGGCTACCCCTGGTCCCCACAAAGGAGCACGCCCCCCCGGCCAGGCTATCCCGCGGCCCCCACTGGTGCCTCTGGCCCCGGATACCCCTTGGCGGGGAGCCGGGCCCCCAGTCCTGGCTATCCTCAACAGGCCCCTTACCTCTCGACTGGAGGAAAACCTCCTTACCCAACACAGCCCCAGCTCCCCATCTTCCCaggccagccccagccctcagGCGTCCCCCAGCCGCCCTACCCTCCCGGGCCTGCCCCTCCCTATGGGTTTCCAGCACCTCAGGGGCCCTCCTGGCCCGGGTATTAG